Within the Nitrospirota bacterium genome, the region ACGTATAGGGGGAACACTGCCTGAGAAACTGACTCCTGCTGAACATATCAAGCAGGTCGAAAAGCGTGTAAAAAACGCTGCTCCTAAACTGGAACTGGAAGAAAAAGATGCAAAGGGATTGATTGGGAAGTTGGAAGAGGAATAAAAATTTCAGGGTGGTTCAGGATAGGGAATTTGAAAGCGATTTTGATAGAGAAGTAAAAAAGGTTATGGGGAGAAAAAAGCGAAACGTGAACAAGAAATAACATGAAACTCCACTTCGACAGCAACCATGAATACCGGATAGAGGCTATCATGACCGCCACTGATTGCGGTATGGCAAGATAACTATGACACTCCCTGAATTTCTTTATTACATCGGGTATTCGCTTGATAAACGCTATAAGCTGAAAAGACAGAAGCGTCTCCCTCATAAAGTAATCAGCATCGGCAATATCACTGCCGGAGGCACAGGGAAGACGCCTGCAGCAATCGCCGTTGCAGAAGAGGCAAAGAGAAGAGGGTTCTATCCGGTGATACTTACAAGGGGATATAAAGGAAAGGCGAAGGGGCCGTGTTTTGTACAGAAGTCAGAAATAAAAAATGACTCGTCACTGCTTTACGGTGATGAGCCTGTCTTGATGTCCGAGATATTAAAGGATGTCCTTATTGTAAAATGCGCTGACAGATACAAAGGAGGAATGTTTGCTATTAAAAATCTCAAATTTCAAATCTCAAATTTCAAATCTCAAATAGTTTTCATCCTTGACGACGGCTTCCAGCACTGGCAGCTTTTCAGGGATAAGAACATTCTGTTAATAGATGCCGAGAATCCTTTTGACAACAGACGGCTTCTGCCTGTCGGCTTGCTAAGAGAGCCTCTTAAGGAAATAGAAAGGGCAGACATTATAGTCCTGACAAAAACAGGCGATATTCGTCAGGCAATGATTGAAGACATAGTTGGAGAAATAAAGAGCTATAACTCAAAAGCTCCGCTATTCCTTTCTATGCATAAACCGTCAGGGTTTGTGAAATTGTCAGGGGAAACAATGCCGCTTGAATGGGCCAAGGAGGGTCTTTTTTCCTTTTTTGCGTTCTGCGGCATAGGCAGCCCTGAATCATTCAGGAAAACTGTTTTGTCCACAGGATGCAGCCTAAAGGGCCTTAAAAAATACAGCGACCATTACACTTATAAACAAGAGGACATTGAAGACATCATTAAAGAAGCAAAAGCAGGAAATGCAGGCTGGATTGTTACAACAGAAAAAGACCTGGTCAGGCTCAGAGGCCTGCGTTTGCCGGAAAATCTTGTTGCTCTCACAATCAGGTTTGCAATTGATGAGAAGTTTTA harbors:
- the lpxK gene encoding tetraacyldisaccharide 4'-kinase — encoded protein: MTLPEFLYYIGYSLDKRYKLKRQKRLPHKVISIGNITAGGTGKTPAAIAVAEEAKRRGFYPVILTRGYKGKAKGPCFVQKSEIKNDSSLLYGDEPVLMSEILKDVLIVKCADRYKGGMFAIKNLKFQISNFKSQIVFILDDGFQHWQLFRDKNILLIDAENPFDNRRLLPVGLLREPLKEIERADIIVLTKTGDIRQAMIEDIVGEIKSYNSKAPLFLSMHKPSGFVKLSGETMPLEWAKEGLFSFFAFCGIGSPESFRKTVLSTGCSLKGLKKYSDHYTYKQEDIEDIIKEAKAGNAGWIVTTEKDLVRLRGLRLPENLVALTIRFAIDEKFYAEVFKC